The following proteins come from a genomic window of Oricola thermophila:
- a CDS encoding DNA phosphorothioation-associated DGQHR protein 1 — protein MTAITFPYVTKALKVEQRLSTFYVAVLPAELLLQVAASDTMRAIMKPDGDGYELKGTQRLMQDKRLTEISAYINRVDSSFPNSIIIAANYDLESGFDQGELEYIREEDTGTPVADSRVWSIEESDNGCHTLTIPTSDKLAAVIDGQHRLFSFARAEPEAMQSMDLLCSIFIDLPKALQAQIFATINSNQKKVDRSLTYELFGYNVSDEEEKYWTPDKLAVFLARKLATDHESPLRGRIMVAPKRDKALDKLAAEADWKVSTAVVVDGVLRLFSSNPKRDANAMRKGKANPRKVLRDGPKDRSPLRDVYIEENDALIYKMVLNYLRACESVFWKEAKADSFILRTIGVQAVFDILRQLAGQSLADRNISEDYFSSKLKGANEIDFSEDRFKNPSGSGRTYIRKVIEEAIGLNA, from the coding sequence ATGACCGCCATTACATTTCCCTACGTTACAAAGGCTCTTAAAGTCGAGCAGCGGCTCAGCACGTTTTACGTTGCTGTTCTTCCAGCTGAGTTACTGTTGCAAGTTGCGGCAAGCGACACCATGCGCGCGATCATGAAGCCTGATGGCGATGGCTATGAGCTTAAGGGCACGCAACGTCTCATGCAGGATAAGCGGCTGACTGAGATTAGCGCCTACATCAACCGTGTTGATTCATCCTTTCCAAACTCGATCATCATTGCGGCGAATTACGACTTGGAGTCCGGTTTCGACCAAGGGGAATTGGAATATATTAGAGAAGAAGACACCGGCACTCCGGTTGCTGACTCCCGCGTCTGGTCTATCGAAGAATCCGATAATGGCTGCCATACTCTGACCATCCCAACTTCGGACAAGCTTGCTGCTGTGATTGATGGGCAGCACCGGCTGTTTTCATTCGCACGCGCCGAACCGGAAGCCATGCAGAGTATGGATTTGCTCTGCTCAATCTTCATCGACCTGCCTAAAGCTCTTCAAGCGCAGATATTTGCGACCATCAACTCCAATCAGAAAAAGGTCGATCGAAGTCTAACTTACGAACTGTTTGGCTACAACGTGTCGGATGAAGAAGAGAAATATTGGACGCCAGACAAGCTTGCGGTGTTCTTAGCGCGCAAATTGGCCACTGACCATGAGTCCCCACTACGAGGCCGGATCATGGTCGCCCCGAAACGCGACAAGGCGCTTGATAAACTGGCTGCGGAAGCGGACTGGAAGGTTTCCACGGCTGTTGTCGTAGACGGCGTACTTCGCCTTTTTTCAAGCAATCCCAAGCGCGATGCCAATGCGATGCGGAAGGGCAAGGCCAATCCGCGAAAGGTCCTCCGTGATGGACCGAAAGATCGATCGCCTCTTCGGGATGTTTATATTGAGGAAAATGACGCACTGATTTACAAGATGGTTCTCAACTACTTAAGGGCGTGTGAATCAGTTTTCTGGAAGGAAGCAAAGGCAGATTCGTTCATATTAAGGACGATCGGCGTTCAAGCTGTTTTTGACATATTGCGACAACTGGCCGGGCAGTCCTTAGCAGATCGGAACATCAGCGAGGATTATTTTAGCAGCAAACTGAAGGGCGCAAACGAGATTGATTTCTCCGAAGATCGCTTCAAGAATCCTTCTGGATCGGGCCGAACATACATTCGCAAAGTTATTGAAGAGGCCATTGGTCTGAACGCTTAG